A portion of the Anabas testudineus chromosome 22, fAnaTes1.2, whole genome shotgun sequence genome contains these proteins:
- the zfand5b gene encoding AN1-type zinc finger protein 5b, which produces MAQETNQSPAPMLCATGCGFYGNPRTNGMCSVCHKEHLSRQNNGGVGSLSAVGNSSGSTAEASAIQRLEATLNNAAAAAVAAAEVAAEAAASAEATEALSGVLTAISVTQQMTEMSLSCEEQEASGSKVEITEPVVSQPTISASHLSTAGSKESKTPEPPKPKKNRCFMCRKKVGLTGFDCRCGNLFCGLHRYSDKHNCPYDYKAEAAAKIRKENPVVVADKIQRI; this is translated from the exons ATGGCCCAAGAGACCAATCAGAGCCCAGCTCCTATGCTCTGTGCCACTGGCTGTGGTTTCTACGGCAACCCTAGGACTAATGGCATGTGCTCAGTGTGCCACAAGGAGCACCTGTCAAGACAGAACAATGGAGGAGTCGGGTCTTTGAGTGCTGTGG GCAACAGCAGTGGCTCCACAGCTGAGGCTTCTGCCATCCAAAGGTTAGAGGCTACCTTGaataatgctgcagctgctgccgtCGCTGCTGCAGAGGTGGCAGCTGAGGCCGCTGCCTCTGCTGAAGCCACTGAGGCTCTCAG CGGGGTTTTAACGGCCATTTCTGTAACACAACAGATGACTGAGATGAGTTTGTCCTGTGAGGAGCAAGAAGCATCGGGGAGTAAAGTAGAGATCACAGAGCCAg TGGTGAGTCAGCCCACAATCTCAGCCTCCCATCTCTCCACTGCTGGCAGTAAGGAGTCCAAAACCCCAGAACCCCCAAAACCCAAGAAGAACCGCTGCTTTATGTGCCGTAAAAAGGTCGGACTTACAG GTTTTGATTGCCGCTGTGGGAACCTGTTCTGTGGACTCCACCGTTACTCCGATAAGCACAACTGTCCATACGACTACAaagctgaagctgctgctaaGATTCGCAAAGAGAACCCCGTGGTGGTTGCTGACAAGATCCAGAGAATATGA
- the tmc2a gene encoding transmembrane channel-like protein 2-A isoform X1, translating to MPRKSDVAAMSEVGIDIDGDVSDSDDGATQRRTNRRKAAGRGGARARGRGKKASEDEDDEDEDEAPRGRRGANKKKPTKKRRGGDDDDDDDEDESEDEAPKRKRGGAASKKKGGKVQDSDEEDSDAGKGKRGKKGGGKKGEKEEEDKKGKKGDNKGKDKGKDKDDDKGKKKKKKDDSSSDSGSDSDEVESMSEGEMARLMEEVEEKKKLIANIRNKPWRMKRRLTLLKEAQEFVDKFEGALGKGKGRKWYAYKVMMTKKWIKFQRDFENFRTACIPWESRIKEVESHFGSSVASYFIFLRWMYGMNLVLFGLTFGLVVIPEVLMGLPYGSLPRKTVPRSEQDTAMDYSVLMDFNGYCKYSVLFYGYYNNQRTIGLLKFRLPLSYLMVGIGTFGYSLMVVIRTMAKNADVGGGDGEEGEFTFAWKMFTSWDYLIGNAETADNKYASITTSFKESIVDEQENQKDENIHLRRFLRVLANFLITCCLGGSGYLIYFVVKRSQEFANRDDLSWYEKNELEIIMSLLGLVCPPLFETIAELEDYHPRIALKWQLGRIFALFLGNLYTFLFALFDEVNTKLEEEQSIKNASIWAMKEYYANYSRLVNDSDATPPPMNPADVIRGPCWETAVGIEFVKLTVSDIQVSYLTILIGDFARAVIVRFLNYCWCWDLEAGFPSYGEFDISGNVLGLVFNQGMIWMGAFYAPGLVGINVLRLLSSMYYQCWAVMATNVPHERVFKASKSNNFYMGLLLLILFLSLLPVVYTIMTLPPSFDCGPFSGKEKMFDVIMETIDLDLPAFMGTLFSYAANPGLIIPAVLLMVLAIYYLNSVSEAYQNSNMELKKKMQMARDEEKNRRNNTDSTNQVMKDLEDLLPNKSLIPPAPPPEPEKKPEQETKSAKMKPGSAAKSVNLERDVTLASPNPNARGPVNRQPGPRGPGTMPGPGAGQGRGRGRGPPPR from the exons ATGCCAAGAAAAAGCGATGTGGCTGCGATGAGTGAAG TTGGCATAGATATAGACGGGGATGTGAGCGACAGTGATG ATGGGGCCACCCAAAGGAGGACAAATAGGAGAAAGGCAGCTGGAAGGGGGGGTGCAAGGGCAAGAGGCAGAGGGAAAAAAGCCAGTGAGGACGAAGATGAcgaggatgaagatgaagctCCTAGGGGACGTAGGGGAGCAAACAAAAAGAAGCCCACCAAGAAACGCCggggtggtgatgatgatgatgatgatgatgaggacgAGAGCGAGGATGAGGCTCCCAAGAGGAAACGAGGAGGCGCAGCCAGTAAGAAGAAAGGAGGCAAGGTCCAggacagtgatgaggaggacaGCGACGCagggaaaggaaagagaggaaagaagggaggaggaaagaaaggagagaaggaggaggaggacaagaagggGAAGAAGGGTGACAACAAAGGAAAGGACAAGGGGAAAGACAAGGACGATGAcaaggggaagaagaagaagaagaaggatgaCAG TTCCTCCGACTCCGGCTCAGACTCCGATGAGGTGGAATCCATGTCGGAGGGCGAGATGGCCCGgctgatggaggaggtggaggagaagaagaagctgatcGCCAACATCCGGAACAAGCCGTGGAGGATGAAGCGCAGGCTCACTCTTCTCAAAGAGGCGCAAGAATTTGTGGATAAATTTGAAGGCGCTTTGGGAAAAGGGAAAGGCAGGAAGTGGTACGCCTACAAAGTGATGATGACGAAG AAATGGATCAAGTTTCAAAGGGATTTTGAGAACTTCCGAACAGCCTGTATCCCCTGGGAGAGTAGGATCAAAGAGGTGGAAA GTCACTTTGGATCCTCTGTGGCGTCTTACTTTATCTTCCTGCGCTGGATGTATGGCATGAACCTGGTTCTTTTTGGTTTAACTTTTGGACTGGTGGTCATACCTGAG GTTCTTATGGGCCTTCCCTACGGATCTCTCCCCAGGAAGACCGTGCCCAGATCAGAGCAGGACACTGCCATGGACTACTCTGTCCTCATGGATTTCAAT gGATACTGCAAATATTCAGTCCTGTTCTATGGATATTACAACAACCAGAGGACCATCGGCCTGCTGAAGTTCAGGCTGCCTCTGTCCTACCTCATGGTCGGGATCGGCACCTTCGGCTACAGTCTGATGGTTGTGATCCGCAC aatgGCAAAGAATGCTGATGTAGGTGGTGGAGACGGAGAGGAGGGAGAGTTCACCTTCGCCTGGAAGATGTTCACCAGCTGGGATTATCTCATTGGAAACGCAGAGACCGCTGACAACAAGTACGCCTCCATCACCACCAGCTTCAAG GAGTCCATTGTGGACGAGCAGGAGAACCAGAAGGACGAGAACATTCACCTGCGCAGGTTCCTCAGGGTTCTGGCTAACTTCCTGATCACCTGCTGCCTCGGCGGCAGTGGATATCTCATTTACTTCGTGGTGAAAAGGTCTCAGGAGTTCGCCAACAGGGACGACCTCAGCTGGTACGAGAAAAATGAG TTGGAGATCATCATGTCTCTGCTGGGCCTGGTGTGTCCTCCTCTGTTTGAGACCATCGCTGAGCTGGAGGACTACCACCCTCGAATTGCACTCAAGTGGCAGCTGGGACGCATCTTCGCCCTGTTCCTGGGAAACCTCTACACGTTTCTGTTCGCCCTGTTCGACGAGGTCAACACCAAG CTGGAGGAAGAGCAGTCTATTAAAAATGCCTCCATCTGGGCTATGAAGGAGTACTACGCCAACTACTCCCGCCTGGTCAATGACTCAGATGCCACCCCGCCCCCCATGAATCCTGCTGATGTCATCAGAGGACCCTGCTGGGAGACTGCCGTGGGCATT GAGTTTGTAAAGCTGACAGTGTCTGACATCCAGGTGTCCTATCTGACCATCCTCATTGGAGACTTTGCCAGAGCTGTAATTGTCCGTTTTCTCAATTACTGCTGGTGCTGGGACCTGGAGGCTGGATTT CCCTCATATGGAGAGTTTGACATCAGCGGTAACGTTCTTGGCTTGGTCTTCAATCAAGGGATGATCTG GATGGGAGCGTTTTATGCTCCAGGGCTGGTTGGCATCAACGTGCTACGTCTTCTCAGCTCCATGTACTACCAGTGCTGGGCTGTGATGGCAACCAATGTCCCCCACGAGAGAGTTTTCAAGGCCTCCAAGTCCAACAATTTCTACATGGGTCTACTGCTCCTCATCCTGTTCCTCAGTCTGTTACCGGTTGTGTACACCATCATGACCCTGCCACCTTCGTTTGACTGTGGACCCTTCAG CGGGAAGGAGAAGATGTTTGACGTGATCATGGAGACGATTGACCTGGACCTGCCAGCCTTCATGGGGACACTCTTCAGCTACGCAGCCAACCCGGGCCTCATTATCCCAGCTGTACTGCTCATGGT TTTGGCCATTTACTATCTGAACTCAGTCTCTGAGGCCTACCAAAATTCCAACATGGAGCTCAAGAAGAAGATGCAGATG GCCCGGGATGAAGAGAAGAATCGGAGgaacaacacagacagcacCAATCAGGTCATGAAAGACCTCGAGGACCTGCTGCCGAACAAATCCCTTATTCCCCCTGCTCCTCCACCAGAGCCTG aaaaaaagccaGAGCAGGAAACGAAGTCAGCTAAGATGAAACCAGGATCAGCTGCTAAAAGCGTTAACCTGGAGAGAGACGTGACTCTGGCATCACCCAATCCTAATGCTCGTGGGCCAGTGAACCGGCAACCAGGGCCAAGAGGACCTGGAACGATGCCGGGTCCAGGTGCTGGACAGGGCCGAGGCCGTGGGAGAGGGCCCCCCCCAAGATAA
- the tmc2a gene encoding transmembrane channel-like protein 2-A isoform X2 produces the protein MPRKSDVAAMSEVGIDIDGDVSDSDGKRKAAGRGGARARGRGKKASEDEDDEDEDEAPRGRRGANKKKPTKKRRGGDDDDDDDEDESEDEAPKRKRGGAASKKKGGKVQDRKKGEKEEEDKKGKKGDNKGKDKGKDKDDDKGKKKKKKDDSSSDSGSDSDEVESMSEGEMARLMEEVEEKKKLIANIRNKPWRMKRRLTLLKEAQEFVDKFEGALGKGKGRKWYAYKVMMTKKWIKFQRDFENFRTACIPWESRIKEVESHFGSSVASYFIFLRWMYGMNLVLFGLTFGLVVIPEVLMGLPYGSLPRKTVPRSEQDTAMDYSVLMDFNGYCKYSVLFYGYYNNQRTIGLLKFRLPLSYLMVGIGTFGYSLMVVIRTMAKNADVGGGDGEEGEFTFAWKMFTSWDYLIGNAETADNKYASITTSFKESIVDEQENQKDENIHLRRFLRVLANFLITCCLGGSGYLIYFVVKRSQEFANRDDLSWYEKNELEIIMSLLGLVCPPLFETIAELEDYHPRIALKWQLGRIFALFLGNLYTFLFALFDEVNTKLEEEQSIKNASIWAMKEYYANYSRLVNDSDATPPPMNPADVIRGPCWETAVGIEFVKLTVSDIQVSYLTILIGDFARAVIVRFLNYCWCWDLEAGFPSYGEFDISGNVLGLVFNQGMIWMGAFYAPGLVGINVLRLLSSMYYQCWAVMATNVPHERVFKASKSNNFYMGLLLLILFLSLLPVVYTIMTLPPSFDCGPFSGKEKMFDVIMETIDLDLPAFMGTLFSYAANPGLIIPAVLLMVLAIYYLNSVSEAYQNSNMELKKKMQMARDEEKNRRNNTDSTNQVMKDLEDLLPNKSLIPPAPPPEPGQSIQMQETKSAKMKPGSAAKSVNLERDVTLASPNPNARGPVNRQPGPRGPGTMPGPGAGQGRGRGRGPPPR, from the exons ATGCCAAGAAAAAGCGATGTGGCTGCGATGAGTGAAG TTGGCATAGATATAGACGGGGATGTGAGCGACAGTGATGGTAA GAGAAAGGCAGCTGGAAGGGGGGGTGCAAGGGCAAGAGGCAGAGGGAAAAAAGCCAGTGAGGACGAAGATGAcgaggatgaagatgaagctCCTAGGGGACGTAGGGGAGCAAACAAAAAGAAGCCCACCAAGAAACGCCggggtggtgatgatgatgatgatgatgatgaggacgAGAGCGAGGATGAGGCTCCCAAGAGGAAACGAGGAGGCGCAGCCAGTAAGAAGAAAGGAGGCAAGGTCCAggaca gaaagaaaggagagaaggaggaggaggacaagaagggGAAGAAGGGTGACAACAAAGGAAAGGACAAGGGGAAAGACAAGGACGATGAcaaggggaagaagaagaagaagaaggatgaCAG TTCCTCCGACTCCGGCTCAGACTCCGATGAGGTGGAATCCATGTCGGAGGGCGAGATGGCCCGgctgatggaggaggtggaggagaagaagaagctgatcGCCAACATCCGGAACAAGCCGTGGAGGATGAAGCGCAGGCTCACTCTTCTCAAAGAGGCGCAAGAATTTGTGGATAAATTTGAAGGCGCTTTGGGAAAAGGGAAAGGCAGGAAGTGGTACGCCTACAAAGTGATGATGACGAAG AAATGGATCAAGTTTCAAAGGGATTTTGAGAACTTCCGAACAGCCTGTATCCCCTGGGAGAGTAGGATCAAAGAGGTGGAAA GTCACTTTGGATCCTCTGTGGCGTCTTACTTTATCTTCCTGCGCTGGATGTATGGCATGAACCTGGTTCTTTTTGGTTTAACTTTTGGACTGGTGGTCATACCTGAG GTTCTTATGGGCCTTCCCTACGGATCTCTCCCCAGGAAGACCGTGCCCAGATCAGAGCAGGACACTGCCATGGACTACTCTGTCCTCATGGATTTCAAT gGATACTGCAAATATTCAGTCCTGTTCTATGGATATTACAACAACCAGAGGACCATCGGCCTGCTGAAGTTCAGGCTGCCTCTGTCCTACCTCATGGTCGGGATCGGCACCTTCGGCTACAGTCTGATGGTTGTGATCCGCAC aatgGCAAAGAATGCTGATGTAGGTGGTGGAGACGGAGAGGAGGGAGAGTTCACCTTCGCCTGGAAGATGTTCACCAGCTGGGATTATCTCATTGGAAACGCAGAGACCGCTGACAACAAGTACGCCTCCATCACCACCAGCTTCAAG GAGTCCATTGTGGACGAGCAGGAGAACCAGAAGGACGAGAACATTCACCTGCGCAGGTTCCTCAGGGTTCTGGCTAACTTCCTGATCACCTGCTGCCTCGGCGGCAGTGGATATCTCATTTACTTCGTGGTGAAAAGGTCTCAGGAGTTCGCCAACAGGGACGACCTCAGCTGGTACGAGAAAAATGAG TTGGAGATCATCATGTCTCTGCTGGGCCTGGTGTGTCCTCCTCTGTTTGAGACCATCGCTGAGCTGGAGGACTACCACCCTCGAATTGCACTCAAGTGGCAGCTGGGACGCATCTTCGCCCTGTTCCTGGGAAACCTCTACACGTTTCTGTTCGCCCTGTTCGACGAGGTCAACACCAAG CTGGAGGAAGAGCAGTCTATTAAAAATGCCTCCATCTGGGCTATGAAGGAGTACTACGCCAACTACTCCCGCCTGGTCAATGACTCAGATGCCACCCCGCCCCCCATGAATCCTGCTGATGTCATCAGAGGACCCTGCTGGGAGACTGCCGTGGGCATT GAGTTTGTAAAGCTGACAGTGTCTGACATCCAGGTGTCCTATCTGACCATCCTCATTGGAGACTTTGCCAGAGCTGTAATTGTCCGTTTTCTCAATTACTGCTGGTGCTGGGACCTGGAGGCTGGATTT CCCTCATATGGAGAGTTTGACATCAGCGGTAACGTTCTTGGCTTGGTCTTCAATCAAGGGATGATCTG GATGGGAGCGTTTTATGCTCCAGGGCTGGTTGGCATCAACGTGCTACGTCTTCTCAGCTCCATGTACTACCAGTGCTGGGCTGTGATGGCAACCAATGTCCCCCACGAGAGAGTTTTCAAGGCCTCCAAGTCCAACAATTTCTACATGGGTCTACTGCTCCTCATCCTGTTCCTCAGTCTGTTACCGGTTGTGTACACCATCATGACCCTGCCACCTTCGTTTGACTGTGGACCCTTCAG CGGGAAGGAGAAGATGTTTGACGTGATCATGGAGACGATTGACCTGGACCTGCCAGCCTTCATGGGGACACTCTTCAGCTACGCAGCCAACCCGGGCCTCATTATCCCAGCTGTACTGCTCATGGT TTTGGCCATTTACTATCTGAACTCAGTCTCTGAGGCCTACCAAAATTCCAACATGGAGCTCAAGAAGAAGATGCAGATG GCCCGGGATGAAGAGAAGAATCGGAGgaacaacacagacagcacCAATCAGGTCATGAAAGACCTCGAGGACCTGCTGCCGAACAAATCCCTTATTCCCCCTGCTCCTCCACCAGAGCCTGGTCAGTCAATACAGATG CAGGAAACGAAGTCAGCTAAGATGAAACCAGGATCAGCTGCTAAAAGCGTTAACCTGGAGAGAGACGTGACTCTGGCATCACCCAATCCTAATGCTCGTGGGCCAGTGAACCGGCAACCAGGGCCAAGAGGACCTGGAACGATGCCGGGTCCAGGTGCTGGACAGGGCCGAGGCCGTGGGAGAGGGCCCCCCCCAAGATAA